A window of the Cicer arietinum cultivar CDC Frontier isolate Library 1 chromosome 6, Cicar.CDCFrontier_v2.0, whole genome shotgun sequence genome harbors these coding sequences:
- the LOC101509589 gene encoding NAC domain-containing protein 7 produces MNNFSHVPPGFRFHPTDEELVDYYLRKKIASRRIDLDVIKDVDLYKIEPYEFKEICRIGTEEQNEWYFFSHKDKKYPTGTRTNRATTAGFWKATGRDKAIYSKHDLIGMRKTLVFYKGRAPNGQKSDWIMHEYRLETDENGTPQEEGWVVCRVFKKRVTTMRKVMSEHDSPSWYDDQLSFNMQDMVDSPNQTSYQSNLVYQQLPLYPCKKELEHLQFQLPRDQFLQLPLLESPKLLQPNSSTNLTSNNPMIPTFNALNLPSSILIEEQQVLQNGQQNLHHGIVYGNNCHEQNVDDQVTDWRVLDKFVASQLSQDGSKDNNNNMFHGTDDNSNVQFRNLEKQEMVHEINASTSNSSCPIDLWK; encoded by the exons atgaataatttttctCATGTTCCCCCGGGTTTTAGGTTCCATCCCACAGATGAAGAACTTGTTGATTACTACCTTAGGAAGAAAATTGCTTCAAGAAGGATTGACCTTGATGTCATAAAAGATGTTGACCTTTACAAAATtgaaccata tgaaTTTAAAGAGATTTGCAGAATTGGAACAGAAGAACAAAATGAATGGTATTTTTTTAGCCATAAAGATAAGAAGTATCCAACTGGAACAAGAACAAATAGAGCAACAACTGCTGGATTTTGGAAAGCAACAGGAAGAGACAAAGCAATTTATAGTAAGCATGATTTGATAGGGATGAGGAAAACCTTAGTGTTTTATAAAGGTAGAGCtccaaatggacaaaaatcaGATTGGATCATGCATGAGTATCGACTTGAAACAGATGAAAATGGCACACCACAG GAAGAAGGATGGGTAGTGTGTAGAGTATTCAAGAAAAGAGTAACAACAATGCGCAAAGTGATGAGTGAACATGACTCCCCTTCTTGGTATGATGACCAACTCTCTTTCAATATGCAAGACATGGTTGACTCACCAAATCAAACCTCTTATCAATCAAATTTGGTTTACCAACAATTACCATTATACCCTTGCAAAAAAGAGCTTGAACATTTACAATTCCAATTGCCACGTGACCAATTTCTTCAACTACCACTTCTAGAGAGTCCAAAACTTCTTCAACCTAATTCTTCAACCAATTTAACCTCTAATAATCCTATGATTCCAACATTCAATGCTCTTAATCTTCCTTCATCAATATTGATAGAAGAACAACAAGTCCTACAAAATGGTCAACAAAATCTTCATCATGGTATTGTGTATGGGAATAATTGCCATGAACAAAATGTGGATGATCAAGTTACTGATTGGAGGGTTCTTGACAAATTTGTTGCTTCACAACTTAGTCAAGATGGTTCAAAAGACAACAATAATAACATGTTTCATGGCACGGATGACAATAGCAATGTTCAATTCAGAAATTTGGAGAAACAAGAAATGGTGCATGAAATTAATGCATCAACATCAAACTCAAGCTGCCCAATTGATTTGTGGAAATAG